CGCTTACGCACCTCATTGACCGCAGCTATAGCATCAGCGGACGGAGCTGCATTGTTTTTACGTACCTCGGCTTCCGCATACATGAGCAATACATCTGCCCAACGGGCTAACGGTATATCAGTCCCCTGAAAAGCCGTAGCTGTTTCAACCGGGAATTTATTAATGATAAAACCGTCCCATGTAGTAGTGTTCCGGTCAATCCAGGTTCCTGCAGTCGTATAATATTTGGTCAGGATAACTTCACGACGTTTGTCCGAAGGATCATATGTATCCCAAAATTTCGGAGACACGTTGAATGTTTGCCCCCATCCCTGCCCTTGCAAGTAGAAAGGAGTCGGATTCCCCTGATCGTCCACTCTGGCTGCATTATCGGGAGTAGCGAGCATCATCAGCGGGTTAAAGTTACCGGACTTATTCGTACCATCCGCCGTTTCATCACAACTGACAGCCATAATCACCTCCGAATTAAAGTTATTGGCATTTTTAAATTGCTCGATATAAGGATTATCCCCTTTTTTGAAAAGACTATACCGTCCCTTCAACTCATTATACATATCAATTGCTTTCTGATAATAACCGGACATATAATAGCCTTCATTCAAGCAATGCCGCATGATGCATACACGTGCATAGTCTTTATTGTAACGTCCCTGTTCCGGCTGCGTATCTGCAATATACTGATAAGCATAATCAAAATCAGCCATAATCCACTCCGTCATTTGCTGCAATGTCGGACGTACCAGATTTTCCAGCTTTGAAGGATTAATCAGATCGTTCGGATCGACAATCAAAGGAACAGGACCATATACATGTAATAAATAATACATCATCAATCCACGACAAAGACGGGCTTCAGCAATAAATTCCCTTTTACGCTCTTCGGAA
The Bacteroides luhongzhouii DNA segment above includes these coding regions:
- a CDS encoding RagB/SusD family nutrient uptake outer membrane protein gives rise to the protein MNKNKLFKVFVMIAFIMCSCEDNFDPKMYGTLNVSNYPVTESEYESFMMTCYMPFTTTWTYWIGAGTSGNQHGWYIPAGGVLKFFDYPTDEMAVWNNGWGGGYYFLSKADFSQCVYYTSGALNDERPNHFPKVSEISYFTNVIGTLEKASTEVVSEERKREFIAEARLCRGLMMYYLLHVYGPVPLIVDPNDLINPSKLENLVRPTLQQMTEWIMADFDYAYQYIADTQPEQGRYNKDYARVCIMRHCLNEGYYMSGYYQKAIDMYNELKGRYSLFKKGDNPYIEQFKNANNFNSEVIMAVSCDETADGTNKSGNFNPLMMLATPDNAARVDDQGNPTPFYLQGQGWGQTFNVSPKFWDTYDPSDKRREVILTKYYTTAGTWIDRNTTTWDGFIINKFPVETATAFQGTDIPLARWADVLLMYAEAEVRKNNAAPSADAIAAVNEVRKRAGLGDLPSSATANAEAFLDALLTERGHEMLYEGMRKIDLIRFNQYAQRTAKIKGVAPTHQYVPIPNYAVQQASESYGKVLAQTFEREGWKADLAAARN